In one Methylocaldum szegediense genomic region, the following are encoded:
- a CDS encoding Hsp20/alpha crystallin family protein → MLHGPTTWMWAQACELLEQAERLHRRFFQVHRLIASRPAWEPPVDIIETSDAIIITVVLPGVSPDAITVAVAEDSLVVSGERTLNITPDTAVIHRLEIPYGRFERRIQLPPWRLNPGEPNYANGCLTIPLFKTD, encoded by the coding sequence ATGCTGCACGGTCCGACAACCTGGATGTGGGCGCAAGCCTGCGAGCTGCTGGAACAGGCGGAACGCCTTCATCGACGATTCTTTCAAGTCCATCGACTCATCGCGTCCCGACCCGCGTGGGAGCCGCCTGTCGACATCATCGAAACCAGCGATGCGATCATCATCACCGTCGTTTTGCCGGGCGTATCCCCAGATGCGATCACGGTCGCCGTGGCCGAGGATTCGCTCGTCGTGTCCGGCGAACGAACTTTGAATATCACCCCGGATACCGCTGTTATCCATCGCCTCGAAATTCCATACGGCCGCTTCGAACGACGCATCCAATTGCCACCCTGGCGCCTGAATCCAGGCGAACCGAATTACGCAAACGGCTGTCTGACCATTCCTCTTTTCAAGACGGACTGA